A section of the Metabacillus endolithicus genome encodes:
- a CDS encoding tripartite tricarboxylate transporter substrate binding protein, whose amino-acid sequence MKKIGILLLLMAILTACSNSASGNKEFPNKNIEIVAPASPGGGWDLTARSIQQGLKDNSLVDSNINVINKPGGGGEVGWKYLESKDAHFLAVNSSLLLTNNLLGQSQLTHKEFTPIATLATEWISIAVPVDSEFKSADEVMKKLKEDPKSLKIGVGPALGNNDHLSFVQAFSEYGGDPSQLDFLVYEGGGDVVTALLGNHVDVITTALSEVKDQHLAGKLKILAVSSEERVEELDDVPTWTEQGVDMVFPHWRGIMGPPDMTEEEIAYWDEKIGELVKTEQWQKVLENNDWDDFYKNSSETKSFLEEQEKSYTELVNNSGLVK is encoded by the coding sequence ATGAAAAAGATAGGAATCTTACTTTTATTGATGGCTATTTTAACAGCATGTTCAAATTCAGCTTCAGGCAACAAGGAATTTCCAAATAAAAATATTGAAATCGTTGCTCCTGCATCACCAGGTGGTGGATGGGATTTAACAGCAAGATCGATTCAGCAAGGTTTAAAAGATAATAGTTTAGTAGATAGCAATATCAATGTAATTAATAAGCCTGGTGGCGGAGGAGAAGTTGGTTGGAAGTACTTGGAATCTAAGGATGCTCACTTCTTAGCTGTAAATTCAAGCTTACTTCTTACAAACAATTTACTAGGGCAAAGTCAGTTAACACACAAGGAGTTTACACCAATAGCAACACTTGCAACTGAATGGATTTCGATTGCCGTTCCAGTTGATTCGGAATTTAAATCAGCAGATGAAGTGATGAAAAAGTTAAAAGAAGATCCTAAATCATTAAAAATTGGAGTAGGTCCAGCACTTGGAAATAATGACCACTTATCATTTGTTCAAGCTTTTAGTGAATACGGAGGAGATCCTTCTCAACTTGATTTTCTTGTTTATGAAGGTGGCGGAGATGTTGTAACAGCATTACTAGGAAATCACGTAGATGTGATTACAACTGCATTATCTGAAGTAAAAGATCAGCATTTAGCTGGAAAGCTTAAAATACTGGCTGTTTCATCTGAGGAAAGAGTAGAAGAGCTTGATGATGTCCCAACATGGACAGAACAAGGAGTTGACATGGTTTTCCCTCACTGGAGAGGAATCATGGGACCACCTGATATGACAGAAGAAGAAATTGCGTACTGGGATGAAAAAATTGGTGAACTGGTAAAAACAGAACAATGGCAAAAAGTACTTGAAAATAATGATTGGGACGATTTTTATAAAAATAGTTCAGAAACAAAAAGCTTCCTTGAAGAACAAGAAAAATCATATACAGAGTTAGTTAATAACTCTGGACTTGTAAAGTAA
- a CDS encoding tripartite tricarboxylate transporter TctB family protein has protein sequence MKIIKMGMPIFLILLSVVFLIGSFNLPKANLGNPNGPLYFPIGLSFLLLIFSVLYLFQELKTLNKENKKITQMLSGRTPKLIGLTVLLGVGYAFIFEIIGFLFSTVLFLGALLFVVNGKQKWKVNLIVTVCFSFLSWYAFSVLLGVSLP, from the coding sequence ATGAAAATAATTAAAATGGGAATGCCGATCTTTTTGATCCTACTAAGCGTTGTTTTCTTAATTGGATCTTTCAATCTACCAAAAGCGAATTTAGGCAATCCAAACGGTCCTCTTTACTTTCCAATCGGATTAAGTTTTTTATTATTGATTTTTAGTGTTTTATATCTCTTCCAAGAACTTAAAACATTAAATAAAGAAAACAAGAAAATCACACAAATGCTTTCCGGGCGAACTCCTAAACTTATTGGTTTAACCGTTTTATTAGGTGTAGGGTATGCGTTCATTTTTGAGATCATTGGATTTTTATTTTCTACAGTTCTGTTTCTAGGCGCACTATTATTTGTCGTGAATGGCAAACAAAAGTGGAAAGTTAATTTGATTGTAACGGTTTGTTTCTCATTTTTATCCTGGTATGCATTTAGTGTGTTACTAGGTGTTAGCTTACCATAG
- a CDS encoding tripartite tricarboxylate transporter permease, with protein MNNYLEGLMTSLEPMNILWVIVGGFLGTIVGMLPGLGPATAVAVLIPITFGMEPISAIILMAAIYYGAMYGGSRSSILLNTPGDGSAIAATFDGYPMAQKGQAGEAMAISAVASFIGGIMAVIGFVFLAEPLANFALKFGPAEYFLLMLLTLSAIVSLSIGKMIKGFIAMSLGLLLSTVGIDTQTGVYRFTLGIPHFSEGIDFLIVIIGVYAIGEVLYNFLTIDQLKKEKKKVGKIWFSKEQWKRSKWPILRSGPLGFIIGVLPGAGGSIASMISYSTEKQMSKKPEEFGKGAVEGLAAPESANNAASVGAMIPLLTMGIPGSGTTAVMLGALIMLGIKPGPLLFENDPTTVWSLINSMFIGNIALVIINILLVGVLVKILDTPAKVLYPIIVLLAFIGTYTLSYSAIDFFLLLVFGLFGLMLKVLDFPIAPLVLALIVGADMEQNFRKAVLSSNGSIDIFFASPISITLIFLTILSISYPAIIKYFQKRKERKNINVNM; from the coding sequence ATGAATAATTATCTCGAAGGATTAATGACATCCTTAGAGCCAATGAATATATTGTGGGTTATTGTTGGTGGATTTTTAGGAACAATCGTAGGGATGTTACCAGGGCTTGGGCCAGCAACAGCTGTAGCGGTATTGATACCCATTACTTTTGGAATGGAGCCGATCAGTGCAATCATCTTAATGGCTGCAATTTACTATGGTGCCATGTACGGTGGATCAAGGAGTTCGATCTTATTAAACACACCTGGTGATGGGTCAGCTATTGCCGCAACCTTTGATGGATATCCTATGGCTCAAAAGGGTCAAGCGGGTGAAGCAATGGCCATTTCAGCAGTAGCTTCCTTTATTGGTGGAATTATGGCTGTTATAGGATTTGTCTTCCTTGCTGAGCCACTTGCAAATTTCGCTTTAAAATTTGGACCAGCGGAATACTTTCTTTTAATGCTTCTGACACTTTCTGCAATCGTGTCACTTTCGATTGGCAAAATGATCAAAGGGTTTATAGCCATGTCACTGGGACTATTATTGAGTACAGTCGGAATTGATACACAAACAGGTGTTTACCGTTTTACTTTAGGGATCCCTCATTTCAGTGAAGGAATCGATTTCTTAATTGTGATTATTGGGGTTTATGCAATTGGTGAAGTGCTATACAATTTCCTCACAATTGATCAGCTTAAGAAGGAAAAGAAAAAGGTCGGGAAAATTTGGTTTAGCAAAGAACAATGGAAACGTTCAAAGTGGCCAATTTTAAGATCTGGACCACTTGGATTTATTATTGGGGTGCTTCCTGGAGCAGGTGGATCTATTGCGTCCATGATCAGTTATTCGACAGAAAAGCAAATGTCTAAAAAGCCTGAGGAATTTGGTAAGGGTGCTGTTGAAGGTCTTGCTGCACCGGAATCTGCCAATAATGCTGCATCTGTAGGTGCAATGATTCCGTTATTAACAATGGGAATTCCGGGGTCTGGAACAACAGCAGTTATGCTTGGGGCACTTATTATGCTAGGAATTAAACCCGGACCACTTCTATTCGAAAATGATCCAACAACTGTTTGGTCTTTAATTAATAGTATGTTTATCGGGAATATTGCCTTAGTGATCATTAATATTTTACTAGTGGGTGTTCTTGTCAAAATTCTTGATACACCAGCGAAGGTGCTTTATCCAATCATCGTGTTACTAGCTTTCATTGGGACCTATACACTAAGTTATAGTGCTATTGACTTCTTTTTATTGCTAGTTTTCGGATTATTCGGACTTATGCTTAAAGTATTGGATTTTCCAATTGCTCCACTTGTTTTAGCTTTAATTGTTGGAGCGGATATGGAGCAAAACTTCCGAAAGGCCGTATTATCATCTAATGGAAGTATCGACATTTTCTTTGCATCACCAATTTCAATTACTCTCATTTTCTTAACGATTCTATCAATTAGCTATCCAGCTATTATAAAGTACTTTCAAAAACGTAAAGAGAGAAAAAATATCAATGTAAATATGTAA
- a CDS encoding sensor histidine kinase — MITLNILVSYFTAKKAAEVSVANNAMEMAASIANSIDVEAYERFLNNPERNTDYWKIRKSLNEAQQHTAALYVYTLSFENPNSRPKVMIAGFPPDKGNYYDIGMDCLVPIDQIKEAYVGNPYFTGKINDPHYGEYISAGAPIVNKDGETIGFLSIDIETTMLDRIDHTVVKNSTLGFILSGLLIILLVSSFILIQKWYNHELKKQVGDTEETYHSELHSLIQSVRSLRHDFANHIQVLNGLLKLGKQQEAIDYSNSMREEAQLLYKIPIQSNNPALSVLFQTKSLSAQSHNINIQFYNSNASFNLIQPTDLVKILSNLIDNAIDATKQISKENRSIEVYCEEKNDEYIFRVINSGSIISKEELTKIFIPGYSTKSGENTQVRGQGLYIVKQIVEKYNGRIIVDSLNGKTSFEVRVRV; from the coding sequence TTGATCACTCTTAATATATTAGTTTCTTATTTTACAGCGAAAAAAGCAGCAGAAGTTTCTGTAGCAAATAATGCAATGGAAATGGCAGCCTCAATCGCTAACTCGATTGATGTAGAGGCTTATGAGCGTTTCCTTAACAATCCCGAAAGAAATACAGATTACTGGAAAATAAGAAAATCGTTAAATGAAGCACAGCAACATACTGCTGCTTTATATGTATACACTTTGTCATTTGAGAATCCAAACTCACGCCCTAAAGTCATGATTGCTGGATTTCCACCTGATAAGGGCAACTATTACGATATAGGTATGGATTGTCTTGTTCCAATTGATCAAATCAAGGAAGCATACGTTGGGAATCCTTACTTTACAGGAAAAATTAATGATCCTCATTATGGAGAATATATATCAGCCGGAGCACCTATTGTAAATAAAGATGGGGAAACCATTGGCTTTCTAAGCATTGATATCGAAACAACAATGCTTGATCGAATTGATCATACTGTTGTTAAAAACAGCACTCTAGGTTTTATTCTAAGTGGGCTGTTAATCATCTTATTAGTATCATCGTTCATACTTATTCAAAAATGGTATAACCACGAGCTAAAAAAACAAGTGGGCGATACTGAAGAAACCTATCATTCTGAACTTCATTCATTAATACAATCTGTACGTTCGTTAAGACATGATTTTGCTAATCACATTCAAGTTCTCAACGGATTGTTAAAGCTAGGCAAACAGCAGGAAGCGATTGATTATTCCAACTCAATGCGCGAAGAGGCACAATTACTCTATAAAATTCCGATTCAATCGAATAATCCAGCATTATCTGTTCTTTTTCAAACAAAATCTCTATCAGCACAAAGTCATAATATCAATATTCAATTTTATAACTCAAACGCTTCATTTAATTTGATCCAACCAACTGATTTAGTCAAAATTTTATCGAATCTCATTGATAACGCAATTGATGCGACTAAACAGATATCAAAGGAAAATAGATCAATTGAGGTGTATTGTGAGGAAAAAAATGATGAGTATATCTTTAGAGTAATAAACTCAGGATCTATAATTTCTAAAGAAGAATTAACGAAGATCTTCATACCAGGTTACTCGACGAAATCAGGGGAAAATACTCAAGTGAGAGGACAAGGGCTATATATTGTAAAGCAAATTGTTGAGAAATATAATGGGAGAATTATAGTTGACTCTTTAAATGGAAAGACTTCCTTTGAAGTGAGAGTGAGGGTATAA
- a CDS encoding AAA family ATPase, with amino-acid sequence MSQYEAMHPKLGRVIENIENVMVGKRDVSILSLVAILAGGHVLLEDVPGVGKTMMVRALSKSIGAEFKRIQFTPDLLPSDVTGVSIYNPKELKFEFREGPIFGNIILADEINRTSPKTQSALLEGMEEGSITVDGTTRILAKPFFVMATQNPVDYEGTYPLPEAQLDRFLFKLRMGYPTKAEEFEVLTLAERERPIYKIESVISNEELAELQNEIQFVYVDDTIKNYIIEITGKSRKHPSVYLGASPRASIALMKAAQAYAFILGRDYIIPDDIQYLAPYTLAHRIILRSEAKFEGKSADELIHDIISKTPVPVQRSLSGKS; translated from the coding sequence ATGTCTCAATATGAAGCAATGCATCCAAAACTCGGTCGAGTTATTGAAAATATCGAAAACGTAATGGTAGGAAAACGTGATGTTAGTATTCTAAGCCTTGTGGCCATTCTTGCTGGAGGTCATGTGCTGCTTGAAGATGTTCCAGGTGTCGGAAAAACGATGATGGTTCGCGCTCTTTCAAAATCGATAGGAGCAGAATTCAAGAGAATTCAGTTTACACCAGACTTACTTCCCTCGGATGTGACGGGAGTTTCTATTTATAACCCAAAAGAATTAAAATTTGAGTTCCGTGAAGGGCCTATCTTTGGAAACATCATCTTAGCAGATGAAATTAATCGTACCTCTCCAAAAACTCAGTCCGCGTTGTTAGAAGGAATGGAAGAAGGAAGCATTACTGTTGATGGCACAACAAGAATTCTTGCGAAACCATTTTTTGTTATGGCTACACAAAACCCAGTTGATTACGAAGGAACATATCCGCTACCGGAAGCACAATTGGATCGCTTCTTATTCAAGTTAAGAATGGGATATCCAACTAAAGCTGAAGAGTTTGAAGTGTTAACATTAGCAGAAAGAGAAAGACCTATCTATAAAATAGAAAGTGTTATCTCAAATGAAGAATTAGCTGAGTTACAAAATGAAATTCAGTTTGTTTATGTTGATGATACGATTAAGAACTATATTATTGAAATTACTGGGAAATCAAGAAAGCATCCTTCTGTTTATCTTGGTGCAAGTCCACGTGCCTCAATCGCGTTAATGAAGGCCGCACAAGCCTATGCGTTTATTTTGGGTAGAGATTATATTATTCCTGATGATATTCAATACCTTGCTCCATATACGTTGGCACACCGGATAATTTTAAGGTCAGAGGCGAAGTTTGAGGGGAAATCTGCTGATGAACTTATACATGATATTATTTCTAAAACACCAGTGCCGGTTCAAAGGTCTTTAAGTGGTAAATCATGA